The proteins below come from a single Salvelinus fontinalis isolate EN_2023a chromosome 1, ASM2944872v1, whole genome shotgun sequence genomic window:
- the LOC129856919 gene encoding PDZ domain-containing protein 7-like, translated as MAHSSDPSRRDATPGTQRSGTATHHLLRKQQRRRGIQSSSPMGRVILINSPVDGGDDSEDIHTVTVDKSVDGRLGFSVRGGSEHGLSIFVSKVEDNSSAEQAGLCVGDKLVEVNGVSLESITMSSAVKVLTGNNRLRMVVRRVGKVPGIRYSKEKTTWVDLIHGRMVVEESGRTPSASVASSDGALRSIIHLYTTSDDYCLGFNIRGGKEFGLGIYVSKLDPGGLGERNGINMGDQILAANGVSFEDISHSSAVEVLKSHTHIMLTIKEAGRYPAYKEMVAEYRWLNKLASGNGTRPSSSQGSDSNSSASSLSSGTPISSLSGLSQVMFPPSLPFGMDMVDVCISTEDQRFESGQCTDTAIQTDPSPHRMGADTSHSLGATTLLQDSAIRGEGGRGRGESPKTAVLMALSRPSQPIHRSQSQVTVAEVKQTKQRKQQKGGKNLERSTLQRSKTFVNLLFRGRRRDTSKGRSKSPPKSGASGDGERRRRPSGPDPEMLGVVEGMARRLLSEDEVASVMKTCRRYITERVVENLVRHLLAVLDRPEKLLLLREIRMLLPPADLGLFNNMVVPFEVEAYDILKYRSVRSPLLRSPQSGRAPRRHLITPIPDFQGGFELHSAQEVERESQLLEELERLRLSASQSPRQQHTHTSRAFPPLLDVPVDGYASSDSLRPPFVSPLLPNWLLAHSNTTDPCSTLRGHSDTVRSVHFDVSMNQGDAISERGRSPFRNGTSKGKKEKTDKREKETVFTLQSAPRRSRPLLSQVFGSGLDADFTAEGLGRERVNGLPSSSENGLNGSAPVMEYEFKTVSISKTKQSLGISISGGMESKVQPVVKIEKIFPGGAASTCEVLKAGFELVSVDGVSLQGVTHPHAVEIIRRAFSNKAKDPMVFIVKVPKSP; from the exons GTGGAGATGACAGTGAGGACATCCATACGGTCACAGTGGATAAGAGTGTTGACGGCAGGCTGGGATTCAGCGTGCGTGGAGGCTCAGAGCACGGCCTCAGCATCTTTGTCAGCAAGGTAGAGGACAACAGCTCCGCAG AGCAGGCAGGCCTGTGTGTGGGGGACAAGCTGGTGGAGGTGAATGGGGTGAGCTTGGAGAGCATCACTATGAGCAGTGCAGTTAAAGTCCTGACAGGGAACAACAGACTGAGGATGGTGGTGAGACGCGTGGGCAAAGTACCTGGTATCCGCTACTCCAAAGAGAAGACAACCTG GGTGGATCTGATCCACGGTAGGATGGTGGTGGAGGAGAGTGGGCGTACACCCTCCGCCTCAGTGGCCAGCTCAGATGGGGCCCTGCGGAGTATCATCCACCTCTACACCACCTCAGATGACTACTGCCTGGGCTTCAACATCCGAGGGGGCAAGGAGTTCGGCCTGGGCATCTACGTCTCCAA ATTGGATCCTGGTGGTCTGGGTGAACGGAACGGCATCAATATGGGCGACCAGATCCTTGCGGCCAACGGTGTAAGCTTCGAGGACATCAGCCACAGCAGTGCCGTGGAGGTGCTGAagagccacacacacatcatgctgACCATCAAG GAAGCGGGACGATACCCTGCCTATAAGGAGATGGTGGCAGAATACAGGTGGCTTAACAAGT tggcATCTGGCAATGGGACTCGGCCGTCTTCCTCCCAGGGCTCGGACTCCAACTCCTCTGCCTCATCCTTGTCCTCTGGGACTCCTATCTCCTCTCTGAGCGGACTGTCTCAGGTCATGTTCCCCCCCAGCCTGCCCTTCGGCATGGACATGGTGGACGTCTGTATCTCTACTGAGGACCAGAGGTTTGAGTCTGGCCAGTGCACTGACACCGCCATCCAGACCGACCCCTCGCCTCACAGGATGGGTGCGGACACTAGCCACAGCCTGGGGGCCACCACCCTCCTGCAGGACTCGGCCATCCggggggagggaggcagggggagaggagagtccCCCAAAACGGCCGTCCTAATGGCCCTCAGTAGACCGAGTCAGCCCATCCATCGCTCCCAGAGCCAGGTCACTGTAGCAG AGGTGAAGCAAACAAAGCAGAGGAAACAGCAGAAAGGAGGGAAGAATCTTGAGAGGAGCACTCTACAGCGCTCCAAGACCTTTGTCAACCTGCTGTTCAGGGGTCGCAGGAGAGACACCTCCAAGGGGCGCTCCAAGTCCCCCCCCAAATCCGGGGCAAGCGGAG ATGGGGAGCGCAGGCGCAGACCCAGCGGGCCGGACCCAGAGATGCTGGGGGTGGTGGAGGGCATGGCCCGCAGGCTGCTGAGTGAGGACGAGGTGGCCTCCGTCATGAAGACCTGCCGACGG TACATAACAGAGCGTGTGGTGGAGAACCTGGTGCGCCACCTGCTGGCCGTGCTGGACCGGCCTGAGAAGCTGTTGCTGCTGAGAGAGATCAG AATGCTGCTGCCTCCAGCTGACCTAGGGCTTTTCAACAACATGGTGGTCCCATTCGAAGTGGAGGCCTATGATATCTTGAAGTACCGTTCTG TCAGATCCCCACTTCTGCGCTCCCCTCAGTCTGGACGAGCCCCCAGACGACACCTCATCACCCCCATTCCAG ACTTCCAGGGTGGCTTTGAGCTCCACAGTGCccaggaggtggagagggagagccaGCTGCTGGAGGAGCTAGAGCGGCTGCGTCTGTCTGCGTCCCAGAGCCCCCGGCAGCAGCACACCCATACCTCCAGAGCATTCCCCCCCCTGCTGGACGTCCCAGTGGATGGCTACGCCTCCTCAGACTCCCTCCGTCCTCCCTTTGTCAGCCCCCTGCTCCCCAACTGGCTGCTGGCCCACAGCAACACCACCGATCCCTGCTCCACTCTACGGGGACACAGTGATACGGTCCGCTCCGTCCACTTTGATGTGTCAATGAACCAGGGAGATGCCATCTCGGAGCGGGGGAGATCTCCCTTCAGGAATGGGACTTCCAAGGGTAAAAAGGAGAAAACTGATAAAAGGGAGAAAGAAACTGTGTTCACTCTGCAGAGCGCTCCTCGACGCAGCAGGCCCCTGTTGTCCCAGGTGTTTGGCTCTGGCCTGGACGCTGACTTCACAGCAGAGGGGTTGGGAAGGGAGCGGGTGAACGGGCTGCCCAGCTCCTCTGAGAATGGCCTCAATGGCAGCGCGCCGGTCATGGAGTACGAGTTCAAAACCGTCAGCATCTCCAAGACTAAGCAGTCACTCG GTATCAGTATCTCTGGTGGGATGGAGTCCAAGGTGCAGCCGGTGGTGAAGATAGAGAAGATCTTCCCAGGAGGAGCCGCCTCCACGTGTGAAGTCCTGAAG GCTGGATTTGAGCTGGTGTCAGTGGATGGAGTGTCCCTGCAGGGTGTGACTCACCCCCACGCTGTGGAGATCATCCGCAGGGCTTTCAGCAACAAGGCCAAAgaccccatggtgtttatagtcAAAGTCCCCAAAAGCCCTTGA